The window TttcaaccacaaagaaggtgaTATGTATACACCTTGgtaatatttttcttatttgattttctgaaaaaatagtATACAGTGATGGTAATATAATATTGTAAAAGGGAGAGATTTTCCACGATGCCAAAGTGTCATTTCTCATCAATAGATGTGTAGGTGACAAATCATCCAATAGGGGGACAttcaatatcaaaaaaaaatatatggtcaATGAATGGAATGTAAGAGGGCATGCAAAGGAATTTACATGTTGGTGTCGtcgttctttttctctttttatattttatattattttgatgTTTGTATCTACTTAATTCTATAGTACTTAAACTTGCTTGCAATCTCATAGTTTTTGGAAGCAAggatgtaatatcccgcttcttaaatccggtctgatttcgcggttaaaccggtttaaccatgcaggaaccgagccagaggatgttagagcgggttccttatgggctatgatggcacgggtgaccttaaacaccggctggcccgacaagtccgagccagtgccagaagagacgggagtgcccaaaccgtgtacgtgcacctaccataaggctatgtacggataaaacaggtattatatccgtattttaaggtgtatacgtatgctacatcgtatgcctggagtggggtttgagccgaggtccgagcccggtcaaaatcccaagttttgactctcgNNNNNNNNNNNNNNNNNNNNTATTACcaattgggtatcaagtatatgggaattatttacaggtaaaacttagtcttccgctgatatgatgaattgatgttagtgtgtgtatgctgtggtggaatacagtatctgatgatcctggcaggtttgggttaaccgggttaactcggtcaccgctccggttcagggtgaacggggtgtgacaactgcACTCCTATGTTGGATCTCATTAGGAAACGCCTTCACCTTTGGAAAGGAATGCTTTTATCCTTTGTGGGCTGATTAGTGCCTGTTAAAGCTGTCCTTCAAGCTTCTTATATTTGTTGGACTGGAATCTATGGGCTACCCAAGACCATTATATCCAAAATGGAATCCATCTTTGCtgccttcctctggaaagggtGCGAATCTTCTAAATTCCTTTGCCCCGATCAGTTAGGCCGCGGTTTGCCTCCCTAAAAATGAAGGGGGCTTGGGTCTTAGGTGAATCAAGGACGTTAACAATGCAGGAATCTTAAAGCTCATCTGGAAATTGGTATCTAGGAAGAAATGCATTTGGGTGGACTGGGTCTACTCACATATTATCAAGCAGGGCTCCTTTTGGTCTATGAATTCTCCTCCAGACTCCTCCTGGGCGCAAGATATTCTCCCTTAGAACCACTGCCTCTAGATCTATCTCTTATAGCATTGGGGACGGCTCCTCCACCTTCCTCTGGCTTAACCCTTGGCATCCGATGGGAATCCTCTCTAATGTGCTCACTGCCCATAGCATCTACAGTTCGGGGCTGCCTAGGCATGCTAGAGTTGCAGACATTTTATCATCTAGAGTCTGGGCCCCTCCAATTCATTCCTCTCCCCAATTCTCCCTCTTGAAGGGCATCAGAGAAGGAATTCAATCCTTTGGCTCCACTCTTCAAATGGGCTCTTCAGTTCCAAGATTGCTTAGGATCATATCAGATTTCATGGGGACCCAGCTCCATGGCACAGGCTTACTTGGTTTAGGCATCATATTCCAAGGCCACGGCTTGGAGGGTCTTCATGAAGTGCCTTCCTACGCAAGAATTCCTCATCTAGATAAGAATCTCAGTGTCCCCAACTTGCTATCTTTGCGGCTCAGAGCCGGAAGACATTGATCatctcttcatctcttcttctcctgccttGTTTCATGCTCTATCTGGACTTTTGTCCTATCCAAATACTGGCCGGCCAGAAGAAGAATCCTCCCCTTCCATAAggagtggatttggatggacATGATCTTCCAAGGGAAGACTATGTGTGATCTTATCGCCAAGCTTGCTTTCTATGCCTCAATCAACCAAATCTTGATTGGGCACAATCATagaaaatggacctccaactctcggcctcttgaaaagatttggagctccataTTTTTTGATGCCAAAGCAAGGATCTCTAAAGTTGCTATCACTTGTCCCCCTTCCCCTAGAAATTGCCATATTGTAGACTCTTGGGAGCTTCCCTCCTATGTGTTTCGGACTTTAGCCTCCTCTTGAGGGCTaagtccttttttattttctttctccctcccttTGGGGGCTTGTAAGTATTTTCTTcgtcttggtaatgaattttttattcacccaaaaaaaacaaaaccaaagttAGAAAGTAATAAAGAAACATATCAAACTCCCATTCAGCTAATCTGATGGACCTCAGATTTTAAAGATAATTAACTACAACAGTGAGGAACATCATATTAAAAGAAGGTCTTGATAACAGATCAAGGAACCTCAGGTCTGCTCAACCAAGCGTGACTAATCAAGGAAACTCAGACATGCAGAACTAAGCGTAACTAGCAGTGGCAGAAACCTTGCTGGAGTTGGTTgactgaaaagaaagaaaagagagagaaaataaaagaagatgagatAGGAAAAGGATATGTTCAAGTCTCCCCAACTTGAACTGCAGAGAAGGCCTCCTCCCACCTAACTCCAAGCTTGTCTCCCACTGGGGTTCTGCAACTCACAGGTCTGTGATTTTGTGAAGCAAATATGCTTtataacaacaaactcaaccttatcccaacttaatggggttggttacatggatctgatcaaaagcaaaaaataagtgaaaataaaaagaataaatattaaagaaatgaaagtaaaaggaaagaagcccAGCACCagcaagtcaggaaaatctaAGCAATTGGCTACGTGGATCATTGCCCTCCACAGTTGGggctctatctgaggtcatacttgggacaaggcctagaatatgcatgtcattcctttttttttttttatcttttaaaccTTTCTTCTATTTATCATAAGATAAATCAATTACAACTAAACTCTCCATGCATTAGAACTAAACTCTCCATGCATATGCCGTAGGAAGGGGGGCTGCCAATTCAAATCAGATGTCCCCcatttacaaaatagaaaccaaataaAACAGAAACTCCTACTTTCTGTAACTGAAAACTGAAAATTGAAACTACCTAACTAACTAGTAATCACAAATAAATAGGAGGCAGATAATGATCTACAAGACCTCAATGGCAGCTTCCATTCTCCTAAATGCAAGCTGTAACTGAGgtcccacaagatcttctaagGCTCCTTCCACCTCCAGTAACAAATACTCCAACAAAACCTCCACGCGGCCAATCTTTGGGCcccaaaaaaatatggaaaaatctCATCCTTAAGATTGCTGTTCGATGGTTATTTTGGACAGAACCTGGCAGGACCTGTGGACCTAAAATATACCCATTACATGGGCCTGCCTAGGAGTTAAACCGAGGTTCTTGTGCTGCATCAGTGCTTCATTAATATATTGCAGGCATGAAGAAAATACAAAGATCATTTCGGCAACTTGGAAATTTATATTTGACTAAGTGAGGGATAAGAATCATTTTTTTGCAGGATTATTGGCCTCTCAattatttgtttgtttaaagaataaaaaaatttctacacCACATTCCTCTTTATTTTTGTGTACAGTTAGTTACCTCTctattatttgtttgttttaagaATCAATTTTTTCCTAGACCACATTCCTCCTTATTTTTTGTGTATTTATGCTGGCTATAAAGCTTGATTTTTTAATCATGCCCGCGATCTCTTTAAAGATAGTTGAATCCTAGTACTACATCCTCTTTGACACAATTGTTTTGATTATACAATTAGTTTGTATAATCAAATTTTCTCTACACCACATTCCTCTTGTGTATTTTTGTTTCCTCTTTATTCTTGCTTATTTGCTTTAAAGATAATTGAATCCTAGTACTACATCCTCTTTGACACAATTGTTTTGATCATGCGAGTAGTTTGGAACCACTTGTAAGTAGTCACTGCTATAGTTTGGAATTACATCCAGTCACCATTTGGAAGAGTAGTAGGTGGCATTTCAAGACTGCTAGGCTTTGCTGAAATTTAAAACTTGGCATAATAAGCATGGAATAAATGAATACATATATATGGCTTTACCGTGAAGCCTGCTAAAGACTAGTTTTGGGAGTTAAAGTAACACACCAAGCAAAAAATGGTAGCATGTAGAAAATCATAACAATCCTAGGTTTCTCTTTCACAAATATGATGTGTATAGCTGTGTATGTTTTCAATGGTAGGAGTGAGTCCAAAAAAACCATAAAACTTACTGAACGGTGCGCAGCAGCACTATATATAAAATTCAAGGAGTCCAAACTATCATAAAATTTCCTGAACTCTGTGCGCGTGCATGGCAGTCccattcatcatttcaaaattaACTTTGGCAGCTGGGGAAGTTTGAGGACACCACCACATAAGCTATTTGAACTCCAACCTTATTGAGTCTTCTTAGAGAGGAAGTCTAACCCTTCTATCATAAACTTCTACCATTAAAGGTGAAGAAAGGAAGTCTAACCCTTCTAGGAAAAGAGGGGGTGGAGCATCAATAGATTGAAAATTAAGTTCTAAATGTCAGACTGATCCACCTACCCGGTGGTGGAGGAGTTCAATTTTGCATTTTTCTTCGCAACAATATATGTGGCACTAAATTTCATCTCTCAGGCACCAAATGATACTTCGAGATCTCATATTAgatacaaaagaagaaaattgtacATTATTTGGATAACTGaaaggaaattttgaaaataagcAGCTGTGGTGTGGCTTCCACAACAAAAGCCCAGTTTGGCAACTTCTGTTGCACAGTGATGCCAACCCCAGAAATTCAATTCATAGAGTTAATGATTAGCAAGACAAAGCATTCAAATCACCCAAagacccccccccccatccTTAAGATCTAGTGTCTAAAAGAAATACAGCAGGTTCAGACTTTGCTGCATAACCAAACTTGAATGTGCTGTACTTCCTATACACCCCAGTGAGCTTCCCTGTTCCAGCTTTCTGATGGAAACCAACCATCAACTTTGAGCATTCCCTACAGCGCACGAAACCAACCATCAACTTATAGGCATCTCTCAAGTTTCAAGATATCATTAAATCTTGAAGTTtcttcagaaaagaaaagagggccTACTTACAAGAGCTGGTCTTCCCTGTAGTTAGAATGCCACTCGCAAGTCTGTGTCCATTGCCTAGACCCATTAAGAGTACACTGAGCAGTGAAGATGGCAGCTGCAGCTAAAAAAGATGGAGGAAACCTAAGCATTTCGCACTCCACAAGGCAAAGCTCGATgatgaagaaggagagaagctCAAGCTGGCCCAAAGTCATGATGAGGAACATTTCATATCAGTATTACTTCTAAAAGCAACATAGTTGATCACAAGGAAAGCAGTTACTACTAACCTTCCTGTCAGATTGAGCTGCTTTAAGAAATCTCCTCATGAACGCGTAAGGGGTTGGAACAGACATGTTGAACTGTAGTGTGTTCACCATCAATCTCTCCTGTGATCATATGGAAAGAGGTTTTGgttcagaaaataaaaagatccaTCCAGTTGAtcaagagaaaagggaaaagagaaaaaagagtacCATGTCAAGAACTTCTTTCCTAGTGTAGGCCTTGTCTGATATTAGAATTAAATCCTCCACAACAGGAACAGAAACTTCTTCATACTTGCACGCTAATAGCATGGCTGTCACTCCAACTAACTGGAGCTTCTTCCTCACCACTGCTTGCTGTGCTAAGAATCTATCTATGAGATTTATAGTGAGGAATAATGTCTCATCCATAAGCTCGAACTTGTAGTGTACCtgctgatttgattaaaaaaataaacaatcttGGGTTTTCTAGTAGGAAAAACTGGTAGCTGAAAAGGCTGCTTCAAGAATCTAAAACATAGATGTTGCACCTCCACAAGCTGGCTACACTAGTAGAAGATAGCAACAAATTTCTATAGATCAGGCAATTAATACCTCTATTAGCCAATCAATGAGGATAGCCCTCATCTTCTCATTGATGTCGAACTGCTGCTTCATATAGTTTGGAGAGACACAGCTGGAACTCTGTACACAGAATGGTGATCAATTAGTATCTCAAAGTAACAGTCAGAATATTTTGGTAATGCTTAGCATAATTCTGCATAATTAAACCGTCCACTGCCCATTCACAAATTGACCTTTTTGTCATTGCAAGATTAAGATCACATAATTAAATTGAAATCAGGTCATTCCCTTCAATTGGGTACCCAGTTTTATCTAAAGATATGCTGAAATTGGTTCTAGATGCACAAATGGGTATTCTAGCAGTTCATCAAGGGGAAAGGAAAATTTATTCTTATTTCAACTCCTACAAGTCTTTCAATGATGTAAGAAAAAGAAGGCAGTGTGTTTCACCTCAGATTTTCTGTAGTGGGCATAAATGTCCTCAATGTATTCAACAACTGCAAGTGGATTCTTAGAGTCACAGCTGTCAATATCTGTAATTGGCTCCACTG is drawn from Macadamia integrifolia cultivar HAES 741 chromosome 7, SCU_Mint_v3, whole genome shotgun sequence and contains these coding sequences:
- the LOC122083571 gene encoding G2/mitotic-specific cyclin-2-like isoform X2 gives rise to the protein MAGSNENNPRPAHFQGGLRMGGGKFVPEVGHHRRALSNINQNLVGAPPYPCAVNKRGLSERQALCGKNPPIPVHRPITRKFAAEIANKQQQQPQPCLEQEAKPTSSHTNATASEDCTIIDVDDLNETNDLHVPMFVKHTEAMLDEIDQMEEVEMEDISVEPITDIDSCDSKNPLAVVEYIEDIYAHYRKSESSSCVSPNYMKQQFDINEKMRAILIDWLIEVHYKFELMDETLFLTINLIDRFLAQQAVVRKKLQLVGVTAMLLACKYEEVSVPVVEDLILISDKAYTRKEVLDMERLMVNTLQFNMSVPTPYAFMRRFLKAAQSDRKLELLSFFIIELCLVECEMLRFPPSFLAAAAIFTAQCTLNGSRQWTQTCEWHSNYREDQLLECSKLMVGFHQKAGTGKLTGVYRKYSTFKFGYAAKSEPAVFLLDTRS
- the LOC122083571 gene encoding G2/mitotic-specific cyclin-2-like isoform X1, which encodes MAGSNENNPRPAHFQGGLRMGGGKFVPEVGHHRRALSNINQNLVGAPPYPCAVNKRGLSERQALCGKNPPIPVHRPITRKFAAEIANKQQQQPQPCLEQEAKPTSSHTNATASEDCTIIDVDDLNETNDLHVPMFVKHTEAMLDEIDQMEEVEMEDISVEPITDIDSCDSKNPLAVVEYIEDIYAHYRKSESSSCVSPNYMKQQFDINEKMRAILIDWLIEQVHYKFELMDETLFLTINLIDRFLAQQAVVRKKLQLVGVTAMLLACKYEEVSVPVVEDLILISDKAYTRKEVLDMERLMVNTLQFNMSVPTPYAFMRRFLKAAQSDRKLELLSFFIIELCLVECEMLRFPPSFLAAAAIFTAQCTLNGSRQWTQTCEWHSNYREDQLLECSKLMVGFHQKAGTGKLTGVYRKYSTFKFGYAAKSEPAVFLLDTRS